The Anoplopoma fimbria isolate UVic2021 breed Golden Eagle Sablefish chromosome 20, Afim_UVic_2022, whole genome shotgun sequence genome includes a window with the following:
- the LOC129110197 gene encoding ankyrin repeat domain-containing protein 34A codes for MGDGGPLQTEGNALLKAVFQGKLRLTRLLLEGGAYINEGNERGETPISAACLASYDDLQTRQRMVRYLLEKGADPNIPDKSGRTALMHACAEQAGKEVVSLLLENGADPSLKDYSGSSALVHAINKGDRDTLQVLLDACKAKGKEVIIITTDTSPSGTKKTKQYLNAPPSPCIVDKLSPACMSPSEVEIGTSSPAGDKNKDEEGIFSFALTSALPLPSARPPGEKRPPPRKLLKRLNSEPWGLVAPSALSGVPQERVDGGLQEEGSCDLSRVIAEINGLSIAEPVRPLLSRRHSIETHDPCSPKLIDRSCSEDYAALSGSSWADKVQQHQILYRRNTAPESQENAGGPGAVAARALAHPRLTRMEHYESDTHLCPESIPGSPDSGRVSVERRRYNASPLCLVTSSSRESLENIPNSVSPITMRRRPPGLLERRGSGTLLLDHISHTRPGFLPPLNINPQRPIPDIRANGKPTSPIHSGHKILVPMAPASPKRGPDFKMKKKLMRRHSMQTEQMKQLSTFQEILAEKVVESNGD; via the coding sequence ATGGGAGATGGAGGCCCCCTGCAGACCGAGGGGAATGCCCTCCTCAAAGCCGTCTTTCAAGGGAAGCTGAGGTTGACCCGCCTGCTGCTGGAGGGCGGAGCTTACATCAACGAGGGCAACGAGCGCGGGGAGACTCCCATCTCCGCCGCCTGCTTGGCGAGCTACGACGACCTGCAGACCCGGCAGAGGATGGTGAGGTACCTGCTGGAGAAAGGCGCCGACCCGAACATCCCCGACAAGAGCGGGAGGACAGCGCTGATGCACGCCTGCGCCGAGCAGGCGGGGAAAGAGGTGGTGTCGCTCCTTCTGGAGAACGGAGCCGATCCCAGCCTCAAAGACTACTCCGGCTCCTCCGCCCTCGTCCACGCCATCAACAAGGGAGACCGCGACACCCTGCAGGTGCTGCTGGACGCCTGTAAGGCCAAAGGCAAGGAGGTGATCATCATCACCACCGACACGTCTCCCTCCGGCACCAAGAAGACCAAGCAGTACCTCAACGCCCCCCCCTCGCCGTGCATCGTGGACAAACTGTCTCCGGCCTGCATGTCTCCCTCTGAGGTGGAGATCGGCACCTCTTCGCCGGCGGGAGACAAGAACAAAGACGAGGAGGGGATCTTCAGCTTCGCGCTCACTTCGGCTTTACCGCTACCTTCAGCTCGACCTCCGGGAGAAAAGAGGCCGCCGCCACGCAAGCTGCTGAAGAGGCTGAACTCAGAGCCCTGGGGCCTGGTGGCACCCTCGGCCCTGAGCGGGGTTCCTCAGGAGAGGGTCGACGGAGGCCTGCAGGAGGAGGGAAGCTGCGACCTGAGCAGGGTGATTGCAGAGATTAACGGCCTGTCCATCGCAGAGCCGGTGAGACCTCTGTTGTCACGGCGACACAGCATCGAGACCCACGACCCCTGCTCCCCAAAACTCATCGATCGGTCCTGCTCCGAGGACTACGCGGCCCTCTCTGGTTCCTCCTGGGCTGACAAAGTCCAGCAGCATCAGATCCTGTACCGTCGGAACACGGCCCCGGAGTCCCAGGAGAACGCCGGGGGGCCTGGGGCGGTGGCTGCTCGGGCCCTGGCCCACCCCAGACTGACCCGGATGGAGCATTACGAGTCGGACACTCACCTCTGCCCAGAGTCCATCCCTGGATCTCCGGACTCTGGTCGGGTGTCTGTGGAGCGGAGGAGGTACAACGCCTCCCCCCTGTGCCTGGTCACCAGCTCCTCCAGGGAGTCTCTGGAGAACATCCCCAACTCGGTGTCCCCCATCACGATGCGCCGGCGTCCCCCGGGGCTGCTGGAGCGCCGGGGCTCCGGGACCCTTCTGCTGGACCACATCTCCCACACCAGGCCCGGCTTCCTGCCTCCGCTCAACATCAACCCGCAGAGACCCATCCCCGACATCCGGGCCAACGGCAAGCCCACCTCCCCGATCCACTCCGGGCACAAGATCCTGGTCCCCATGGCCCCGGCCTCGCCCAAACGGGGCCCCGACttcaagatgaagaagaagctgATGAGGAGACACTCCATGCAGACGGAGCAGATGAAGCAGCTCTCCACCTTCCAGGAGATTCTGGCCGAGAAGGTCGTTGAGTCCAACGGGGATTGA